The following coding sequences lie in one Labrus bergylta chromosome 13, fLabBer1.1, whole genome shotgun sequence genomic window:
- the gja3 gene encoding gap junction alpha-3 protein: MGDWSFLGRLLENAQEHSTVIGKVWLTVLFIFRILVLGAAAEEVWGDEQSDFTCNTQQPGCENVCYDEAFPISHIRFWVLQIIFVSTPTLIYLGHVLHIVRMEEKRKEKEEELRKANRLQEEKELLYRNGGGGGKKEKPPIRDEHGKIRIRGALLRTYVFNIIFKTLFEVGFILGQYFLYGFQLRPLYKCARWPCPNTVDCFISRPTEKTIFIIFMLVVACVSLLLNLLEIYHLGWKKVKQGMTNEFAPERGSLRRVDIAEPECLAPASRTAPSSLSYPPNYTDVTAGSRAFLPPIGPAAVPSAAEFKMEDLQQEQSLHQPSPSSHYYISNNNNHRLATQQNWANLATEQQTREMKATSPSPSSSSTTSTNKEQQQQQQQQQQQPVDAELLLPTTNSHTNTTATAASSSSSPGTASNRGSWNGGKSEQEEGNVTTTTVEMHVPPVTVSTDPRRLSRASKSSSIRARPTDLAV; the protein is encoded by the coding sequence ATGGGCGACTGGAGCTTTCTGGGGCGGCTGTTGGAGAACGCTCAGGAGCACTCAACAGTCATCGGCAAAGTCTGGCTGACTGTCCTCTTCATCTTCAGGATACTGGTGCTGGGGGCCGCGGCTGAGGAGGTCTGGGGAGATGAGCAGTCTGACTTCACCTGTAATACCCAGCAGCCTGGTTGTGAGAATGTCTGCTACGACGAGGCCTTCCCCATCTCGCACATCCGTTTTTGGGTGCTGCAGATCATCTTCGTGTCCACGCCGACCCTCATCTACCTGGGCCATGTGCTACACATTGTCCGCATGGAGGAGAAGcggaaagaaaaggaggaggaattGCGAAAAGCAAACAGGCTCCAAGAGGAGAAAGAACTCCTTTATAGAaatggtggaggaggaggcaaGAAGGAGAAGCCGCCTATCAGGGACGAGCATGGCAAAATCCGTATCAGAGGCGCATTGCTGCGTACTTATGTGTTCAACATTATTTTCAAGACCCTGTTTGAAGTGGGATTCATTTTGGGCCAGTATTTCCTTTATGGCTTCCAGCTGAGGCCCCTGTACAAGTGTGCACGTTGGCCATGCCCCAACACTGTTGACTGCTTCATATCGAGGCCCACTGAAAAGACTATTTTTATCATATTTATGCTTGTGGTGGCTTGCGTGTCTCTTTTGCTGAATTTGTTAGAGATCTATCACCTTGGATGGAAGAAAGTTAAACAGGGCATGACGAATGAGTTTGCCCCAGAACGCGGGTCGCTACGCCGCGTCGACATTGCAGAACCTGAGTGTTTGGCCCCAGCTTCCAGAACTGCCCCATCCAGCCTTAGCTACCCTCCCAACTACACAGACGTGACGGCGGGCAGCAGAGCATTCCTGCCGCCGATTGGGCCAGCGGCTGTGCCCTCAGCAGCAGAGTTTAAGATGGAGGACCTCCAGCAGGAGCAGTCCCTCCATCAGCCCTCTCCCTCTTCCCACTATTacatcagcaacaacaacaaccacaggcTGGCCACACAGCAGAACTGGGCTAACCTGGCTACCGAGCAGCAGACTCGTGAGATGAAGGCCACCTCTCCATCTCCATCATCCTCTTCCACAACCAGCACCaacaaagagcagcagcagcagcagcagcagcagcaacagcagcctGTCGATGCTGAACTTCTACTTCCAACCACCAACAGTCATACCAACACAACCGCCACTGCCgcatccagcagcagcagccctggCACAGCCTCCAACAGAGGCAGCTGGAATGGGGGGAAGAGTGAGCAAGAGGAAGGTAatgtcaccaccaccacagTGGAGATGCACGTGCCGCCGGTAACGGTCAGCACAGACCCTCGACGGCTCAGTCGGGCCAgcaagagcagcagcatcagggcAAGGCCGACTGACCTGGCGGTCTAA